A genomic window from Plasmodium reichenowi strain SY57 chromosome 6, whole genome shotgun sequence includes:
- a CDS encoding vacuolar transporter chaperone, putative has protein sequence MDDIPSHYRKYYVSYKKIKRKILKMGKKYKKKLEKDLVQNTVKMVDKQGMKMLPPFLYNDIISKEIVKINKFAEYKYKEVIYNLKNIYYTLKEIERDKRKKINNSNNYNYNNNNNEDNYNNNSVCTEKDYINMDCIEKKLDLIGNDIIHIDFYIHKNCKIIMKLGFFFDKVMNISINQWLRLSLIREKFCNINIDNLIVYLSFLYSLLKENINVQDDKNQIWVPPDTFERTSSKFLIRYKDIVYTKVKIVKHLPYLIFGLTNEDIENNFKELIEQETFADLHMENPSAEKINEVCEKINKKVSIQNIDDKMNDMSYYIPYNNSSDISPQKKENIMKPLKESQQITSIYFDNKDATCYSRRILRYENAQLIRFRWYNDNEGDPNKDIFIERKTHHEEWTGEVSTKERFVLEQKYVLKFMKGDLNISDFFLKKLKKKNYQKKNYQKKNYQKKNYQKKELSKGYNYKKEEMNKISQHECDYNKSSQNKDDNKNINHNNHNNNNNNNNNIIGEKNTSEYRKKIKKNIKLAKEIQMMIIKNKLEPIIRTSYLRSAFQLQNNNSVRISIDTNVSMLNEYVSKRKNWCRLSEEALRKNEIIRLNYGIIEIKLKTDNMPTWVTNILNNNESINAYKYSKYQTAMALLHAEKIKYIPIWIHQNIQSIFHSSNNNIDNNSIQKLSDKYITNNSNHVLSLNNNILNMSNPSSYKINIFSNQLTNQFNISQCNTLQKYNLLQQTSFWLHNKYNKPNKKYKTINLIKIDPKINFAAERTFLHYMLISLYINILTLFLEKYKNKRGNLNLLILLLLFTSFTSLISTYFFFLKRVDIIQRRKTREPIMGRLRFDSFFSPLIFLLLLFFSIILSIYYNFNIK, from the exons atgGATGACATCCCAAGTCATTATAGAAAATACTACGTTTcctataaaaaaataaaaaggaaaatattaaagatGGGAAAGAAGTATAAAAAGAAG CTGGAAAAAGACCTAGTACAAAATACGGTTAAAATGGTTGATAAGCAAg GTATGAAGATGCTGCCCCCGTTTTTGTACAATGATATTATAAGTAAAGAGATTGTAAAGATAAATAAGTTTGCTGAGTATAAATACAAAGAAGTTATTTACAATTTAAagaacatatattatactttAAAAGAGATCGAACGtgataaaagaaaaaaaataaataatagtaataattataattataataataataataatgaagataattataataataatagtgtTTGTACCGAGAaagattatataaatatggaTTGTATTGAAAAAAAGCTAGATCTTATAGGAAATgatattattcatatcgATTTctatatacataaaaattgtaaaattataatgaagCTGGGTTTTTTCTTTGACAAGGTTATGAATATATCAATAAATCAGTGGTTACGTTTAAGTTTAATAAGAGAAaaattttgtaatattaatatagataatttgatagtatatttatcttttttatattctttattaaaagaGAATATAAATGTTCAAGATGATAAAAACCAAATATGGGTACCTCCTGATACCTTCGAAAGAACATCGTCTAAATTTTTGATAAGATATAAAGATATTGTATATACTAAAGTAAAGATTGTTAAACACTTACCGTATTTAATCTTTGGATTAACAAATGAAGatattgaaaataattttaagGAATTAATTGAACAGGAAACTTTTGCAGATTTACATATGGAAAATCCATCTGctgaaaaaataaatgaagtatgtgaaaaaataaataaaaaggtaTCTATTCAAAATATTGATGATAAGATGAATGATATGTCATATTATATAccttataataattcttcCGATATATCCCcccaaaaaaaagaaaatataatgaaacCTCTAAAAGAGTCTCAACAAATAACATCgatatattttgataataaaGATGCAACATGTTATTCTAGAAGAATATTGAGATATGAAAATGCTCAACTTATACGTTTTAGATGgtataatgataatgaagGAGATCCAAATAAAGATATCTTTATAGAAAGGAAAACTCATCATGAAGAATGGACAGGAGAGGTTTCAACGAAGGAAAGATTTGTGCTTGaacaaaaatatgttttaaaatttatgaaaggagatttaaatatttctgatttttttttaaaaaaattaaaaaaaaaaaattatcaaaaaaaaaattatcaaaaaaaaaattatcaaaaaaaaaattatcaaaaaaaagaattatcaaaaggttataattataagaaagaagaaatgaataaaatatcaCAACATGAATGTGATTATAATAAGAGCAGCCAAAACAAGGAcgataataaaaatataaatcataataatcacaataataataataataataataataatataattggtgaaaaaaatacttcggaatatagaaaaaaaataaaaaaaaatattaaattgGCAAAGGAAATACAAATGatgattataaaaaataaactGGAACCTATAATAAGAACATCATATTTACGCTCAGCATTTcaattacaaaataataattctgTCCGGATATCTATAGATACAAATGTGTCTATGTTAAATGAATATGTTagtaaaagaaaaaactGGTGTAGATTATCTGAAGAAGCTTTAAggaaaaatgaaattataaGATTAAATTATGGTATAATCGAAATCAAATTAAAAACAGATAATATGCCTACATGGGTTACTAACATATTAAACAATAATGAATCTATTAATGcttataaatattctaAATATCAAACAGCTATGGCATTATTACATGcagaaaaaattaaatatatacctATATGGATTCATCAAAATATTCAATCCATTTTTCATtcatcaaataataatatagataataattctatacaaaaattatctgataaatatattacaaataataGTAATCATGTTCtttcattaaataataatattttaaacaTGTCAAATCCATCCAGctataaaataaatattttctcGAATCAACTTACAAACCAATTTAATATCTCACAATGTAATActttacaaaaatataatctCCTTCAACAAACATCATTCTGgttacataataaatataataaacctaacaaaaaatataaaacaattaATCTAATTAAAATAGATccaaaaattaattttgCAGCAGAAAGAACCTTCCTTCATTATATGTTAATctctttatatattaatatcttAACTCTATTCttggaaaaatataaaaataaaagagGGAATTTAAATCTCCTTATCCTTCTACTACTATTTACATCTTTTACATCTTTAATATCAACGtactttttctttttgaaAAGGGTTGATATCATTCAAag AAGGAAAACAAGGGAACCAATCATGGGACGCCTACGATTCGATAGTTTTTTTAGtcctttaatttttttattacttctttttttttctataattttatcaatatattacaattttaatataaaataa